The genomic stretch TGTCACCAGATCAATACGAGTCTATATCTTTAGCAACATCAGATGATGTGTCAGGTCCAAAACTATCGCAAGAAGATTATGGCAAAGATAGAAGAAAGGCTTGCTGCGTTGATGAAGTCGAAACATCTTTTACGTATGTCGACGAAAACGTAAACATAGAACTTGTGACCCATCCAACTTTTAAGAATGGCCATGGGCACCAACATCACCCCACTGATCGAGAAATCCAGCAAGACGGCATCCATGAAGCCTCTATAATGTCCGATGATGAGGCTACATCAGAGGCCTCCGGGAAGTCTGTAGATTACGGATTCATCAGCGCGGTGACGTTCCTGATCACTGGGATTCTTCTCGTCATAATTTCATACCTGGTGCCCAGAGACAGGTCTGATCCAAACTCCATCACGGCCCGAGAAATGGAACAAATCGAGAAGAGAAATGCAATTATCGGCACACACTTGGATAGGTGTGTGATTGCCGGGCTGTGTCTACTAACTCTTGGCGGTGTTGTATTGTCCATTCTATTGATGATATCCATGTGGAAAGGGGAACTCTACAGGAGAAAGGCATTTGCCTCTAAAGactctgccaaactgtatggctcaATTAATTTTAACCATTCAAAGTCTGGCGGCAATGAGAATACATTGGTGCAGGAGGAAACTATTGACATAGTTAATTAACGTTACCAAGTTTTATTTGGTTTTTATAAATTTTCTTCACAAGCAGTAAATTATTTGCACTCTGTAGTGGGTAAAATTGAACTTTAAGCCAATATCGGAAAGACTAGTTAAAGCAGTCAagtggcagggttttttttttatagggTCCTAGAGACCTAGCTAAGGTATATGTAATAAAAGGAAATGGTTGAATCTGTATGGAGGAAAATGAAACTAAGTATTTGTGCCTTCATATGAAACATCTACTACTAGCGGGAACAGATTCCATAAATTTGTATCTACTATAATATTGTCATAAAATCTTCAGAATTGAAAAGGACAGAGGCACATTTCATAGAAGTCCCACTTTTCTGCTGGGAAGACCATAGGATTCTATTATGGCTGATTACTCAAGAAAATAATGGCATATATTCAGGGTTCACATTCAACTGACTGTATCGTACATTTGGTTTTGTTATTGATATTATTTTAGACTTACAGTATGAATCCATGTAACCCAGGATTAAGCAATCTGTTGGCTGGCAAAACTTGCTGGGACTAATAGTTCTGCAAAATctcaaaagtagagatgagtggttcggttTTGACTTGGTTATGTTTAGATCTGAAAATGTCCTCTTATTGGCTATCCGTCTCtcgcgtgttttggatagccaataagatgactTTTTCCGATCTGAACTTGTGCTACGTTTTCACGAAAATGGCAAAACCGAACAACTTATCTTTACATAAAAGCCACAATTTGCCAAACCGCGGATCACTTGGATGTGAAAAACTAAAAACATATGCAACCGCTAGACAGGTCCTCATCAGCTCTAGATATCCACACACAGAGGCCGTGTTCCTGTTATGCCCACTACAAAAGTGAGTATTGAGGGCATTAATTAAAGTACACTAACATCACATTCTGGCACAGATCCTGATGAGAGGGTGCCATAGGTCTGTATAAAGTGCACAGCACCATGTATAGATTTGGTTTACATACATTTGCGATTTAATGTACactgtatatattgtatttatACCTTGTATATAGGCGCCATAGCCTTTTTGTGCCTCATCGGTTGCGGTTTATACTTGTACTCTATTGTTACAGTGCCTGTGTTATGTTACGATGCAAATCAGTGGGGCATCCAAAGGCGGGTGGGAGATAGGGGTCGATGTAAGACGTTCATATATCTAGTAAGTAAGGGGTTAAAATAAACCTGTGTTTGGGCTGATTTCTTAGTGAGAGGTATTCTGTGCTGTGTAGAGCAGGGAATGTCTGTGCAATATTAGGGATGGATTTCCTGTCCTGGTAACACGATAAAATGTACTTGCTGTGAGACGTTTTCTAACAAAGTGCAGCAACCTACAGCAAACTTGTCTATTGTATCGGAATGTTCGGGATTTAAACAAATTTTGGGGAGATTTGCCCGTATCCTGGTGGAGGAAAAAACCCTTCAATATGAGGTACTTCAGTTAATTCCATGAATTGCCGCATTCTGTagcgcaggggtggggaaccttttttctaccgagggccatttggatatttataaaatccttcgggggctatacaaaaattgtcaacttaaaaaattaccctgccccccagtaggtctgccccttagaggtactgcgcgcgtgccaaaaaatgggtgtggccagttaaaatgggacgtgatacacatatgcccccaatagtgcggtgccagatccacaattgcccccacagtgccaggtatacagatacccccacagtgccaggtatacaaatgcccctcacagtgccaggtattcagatgtccccacagtgccaggtatacaaatgcccctcacagtgccaggtatacagatgcccccacagtgccaggtatacagatgcccccacagtgccaggtatacaaatgcccctcacagtgccaggtatacagatgtccccacagtgccaggtatacagatgcccccacagtgccaggtatacagatgtccccacagtgccaggtatacagatgtccccacagtgccaggtatacagatgcccccacagtgccaggtatacaaatgcccctcacagtgccaggtatacagatgcccccacagtgccaggtatacagatgtccctcatagtgccaggtatacagatgtccccacagtgccaggtatacagatgccccccacagtgccaggtatacagatgccctgccccccccccctcccctccatgctgcttaccgtgctgctttcggcgggacacggaggagagcgcggctatgttgagcggtggcggcatgtaggacttgaaaccagccaccggttcgagagccaatcagagctcgcggaccggcagccgcggcttctgattggctgccggtccgcgagctctgattggctcacgaaccggcggctggtttcaagtcatacatgccgccgctcccacccgacagccgcgctctcctccctgttctgacagctgagacacgctgccgccggactgagcggcagcgtgtctcactgacacaagctagtgggccggaccaaacggtttCGCGGGCCTTATAAGGCCCGCGGGcccgaggttccccacccctgctgtagcggGACTACCCTCGAAGATAGAAAGCTGAAAGGGTTATCCTGCACTGGATATTGAACATCTATTGAACGTTTTTATATATTGAAAACCAGCTACAATTAATATTGAAGATAATCATATCTAAATCATAaacaggctggaggtgctcctggaattatgaaaaaACTCATGTTCCAAAATATTGTGAGGACTAgcctcaaagaaaattccttttttggagcactcttttgaaataataaGTAATATGATATATAGAGAATTAATGAttaatattaaaacttaacttttatttcttaccaatctAAAATAAAGAGGAGAATGTTCAAACACATTACATATCAGACACTGTCAT from Pseudophryne corroboree isolate aPseCor3 chromosome 5, aPseCor3.hap2, whole genome shotgun sequence encodes the following:
- the TMEM74 gene encoding transmembrane protein 74, producing MACMELHHMNGQPQILDECNNEDWGYNVKDPKTFCYENHCLAPALSPDQYESISLATSDDVSGPKLSQEDYGKDRRKACCVDEVETSFTYVDENVNIELVTHPTFKNGHGHQHHPTDREIQQDGIHEASIMSDDEATSEASGKSVDYGFISAVTFLITGILLVIISYLVPRDRSDPNSITAREMEQIEKRNAIIGTHLDRCVIAGLCLLTLGGVVLSILLMISMWKGELYRRKAFASKDSAKLYGSINFNHSKSGGNENTLVQEETIDIVN